The genome window TTCAGTGGTAATGAAAttcagagcaagtgttcataaaggaagaaagtaagaGGGAAGAAtgagagaggttgttggaaagaattggaaggctaggatgattaagACAGTGAAGCATTGGatggttaaaatctccgcaaaggaagaaagagaggAAAGGAAATCTGACAGCAAGGAGTTcaaacaaactgtcaaacaattcttcatacaggtgagaagggcaagcacgAGGGGGcgtatacacaagatacaatgaacgggaggaagttgggcgggggacacgaagagcaacagtCAAAAGGAAAGACAAAAGGAGGAGAAGACCAGTTCGGCAATTATTCTGAGATGTATcccagtctctgtcacaacggacagtggagtacccttcgaggagctcggtgTTCAATATAGCATTGTCCAGCCAGCTTTCGGAGATAcaaatggcatggtgttgctgagccagcgcggataaattgaatgaCATTAGCTGGGTTCTTAAACCCAtacattctgataaaacagacggacagtaaatgTGGATCCAGATTCATTCCccagcgaggcaggcgggttgtccCGAAATTTACCCGCAAATTGGTGCACTTGTATGGCTTCGTGAATACACTTTAGGACAGGAAGAAGGATTGAAATGGACGTCAAATTCGTGAGAAAAAGTGACCTTAAAAGACGCAATCACCCAGTCGGTGTTATTgtacagaggagaaagtaaatcaACTTTGTTCTTTATGTACTTCAGTagatcgtccgtagaagttgcgaACGCTAGATATAAAGAGCTGTTAAGGTGGGGATGCCACCGTTAGCCCGGGGCTGTTGATATgagtggatgaagtgccagggtATATAGCAGCGTCGGGAAATTGAGCCTAATGGGCGACGGGAACGATGTCTATGTAATATCTCTGCGACCTTTGGACACCTACACCCGGTTGGAAGGTTTCCCAACTCCACGTGGAGATATCTCTTCCGCTATTTAAGGCCCCAGTAACCGCTCGTACAACACTTTTACAAAGACAATAACCGCAAAAACTGGGCGAAGTATTTAAAAAGATGTACCCCCATGCTATCACGTCAACGCTTCGTTCAGACGGATATCAATCGTATCAATCATTCATCAGCTCTGATGATATGTAGAAGTAATCCAATCAAGGAAAAGGGGacaattttatttcttcaaagATTTGATCTCACTTTGAAAGGTTAGCGTCTATAGAACGAATATATTCTGTAACTAAATGATTGATATTATCTCGATTAGATCCAGTTACGACGCCAGGTGTCCCCGGAGAAATTAAATTGTCGAAATTTACCCGAATCAACgccatatatttatttatttatttaattagcgggcaacaaacagagaaaattccaattaattattgtcctcaggaggaggagaaagcaaaaaacttatcctacgtttaaaactacttaaagtagggaagtaaaaggaccaagctgttttgcattataatttcggcaaagcctgggaatcggggaatgaaaatagacttcgagctccgcgaagggcacgttgaaaatgtctgcgctacgtgtgttataagacgcaggacggcaggtgatctcatcagcggcggagcagtccatcagacccgaggaaagtttaaagaatgtgcatagatccagataggatctgcgctgttgtaggaagggagggtttagaaagcggaggcgggaggggtaatccacacgagggaagcttttcttaaagaagagggaacgggtgaatttacgttgcacattttcaagggcaagacaatcacagttacgggagggtgaccagatcatggagcaatactcgagggtattcctcacgagggaattgaagagagctaaggaggtttggatggagtcaaaatcagaggaggagcgaagaataaagcctgacaattttgctgtttgattgatgacatcgaggcaatgggtgtcaaagcggagcttattgtcgaaagtgactccgaggtcttgagtggaatttaagcaggataaggaatgtccgtcaagcgagtaggagaaagaagtgggtgaggattttagggagtagcacatagagtgacactttctgacgtttagcgctaaaccattacacgcaccaacgaaccagagtgtccaggttattctgaagggaaacacagtccataggcgacgatatagcggaaaacagcgtAAGGTCGTCTGcttagagcaaacagggacaagtaaggaggggatgaaagtcgttaataaaaaataaaaatagcaaaggacccagaatagacccctgtggaacgccagaagagggggagaaggagcaggaagtacagccgtcaaaagagacgcggcaggatcggttggaaaggtaagaggcaagccataaaacaagtggtatgggaacgtttagggatgagagtttggatagaagcatcttgtgatttacagtgtcgaaggctttcgcgaagtcagtgtaaatgatatgcacttcttgccgtgaatttagacatttggcgacaaagttggcaaagtcaagcaggttggaggcagtggacctacgtttaacgaagccgtgttgttctttcagtatgtgttggccaaagtgggcggacaaccagtcgctgacatatctttccaggattttggaacaggaggagaggagggaaatgggacggtaattctcggcaagcgaacgatcgccacttttgtgaatggggataatgagagcctctttccacaaactgggaaaatgattctcttcaaggcttttgttgaaaataagagataggggaagggagatagacttaccagttttgagcaaaaagaggtttggaagaccatcgtagccaggtccgaccttggcatggGAGTTGccaatgtgggaccagaaaggtttcagatttccgcgctttagtgaggcttccacgctggacaaatattcgtgtctggacttacgtattaagaatttgaccgaggaacgaagggatttgaaaaaaactaagtcagcaacgtttctagaagacaggaacttctttctcgcagtctgtttttgacgtatttttttgtgaatttcagtggtgaaccagacggggtaagagcgtaagcacttaggagaggagggaacgtaacaaggaagaagatcagataaagtgGTACAGAAAGTGtagagtgcttggtcacatgtaaatggagagagcagggggacccagttgattgacgccagggctaaGTTTAGACGTTCGaaattcgccttacgaaagttgaacttggtaggcttgcgagcgacaggagagttgagtcgggatatctgaacatcgaactcgagagcaggatgatgagcgtcaggggcaacgtaagacggagcatgaagggattgggaaagataacgtacaggaaggttagagaggacaaggtcaagagtgcgatctaagtggtttctagaaaggttaaattggagggcgccacaggtgtacatgaaagtggatagaggaagggaagggtgggtcgttATTagagagggagggaaggccaggagagcataggaagattaaagtcaccatagaggatgaaaggaagtgagggaaacaaaacggttagggcctctgataatctgtcgaagaaatcctcgtacagagaaggcggacttaggcagggaaaatatacacacgatatgataaagggacatacgtttggcggaaggacacgtatggtaacagaatcgtaggaggaggaggaggaggaaaaaattatttcggcacggagaggggacttaacagctattagggcacctccgccagttgtcttgccaagcgcaacgcagtctctgtcacaacgaaaaacagaggaaccttcgaggagctcagaatctaaaatcctgtcatccagccaggtttcagaaatgcagatgacatgatgttggaatgctaaggcagacagtttgaaatccgacagcttggcccttagaccccttacattttgataaaatagcgtatagttattggaatcattcaatttcggcgaggcaggcgggcgggccggaaattttcacgaagcttagacctctgataaggcttaacgaagaccccctgtggccaaaaggaggattggacgatagcatcgaagtcatggggatatatcactttgaaggaaactatcactcggtcaggagagccatccttcgtcagctgagttggttttgcttctgatataggccagaatttcgtcgggcgtagtggagtacgctagccttgacacaaacagctgtttcggtggcgaggcgatgttcaattgggggccgcttggacgacatgaggtcggcatggcctgcggttcagcggtggcgggcgtcgatgatacacaggaggaagcgtgcggtggtgctaatgtagcgactgtaggataaacgccagaacttcGTAGCGCACCCGATGTTGCGTAGAgaacttgtccctcggatggaagatttttcagtaggctagcggacgtcatcgggttgataccatcttttatggacacaaTGGAATAGTACGTGGCAGATAGAAgcagagaattagaattagtcgaccggggcgacttaggtatggcgccagttttgttggctgcagtcgccggcgacgtataagcagagccagtcagcggtATCTCAGGAGCTAAGactacgctggtgctcgatgaagtagcagcttgcgggggcagaattgtcggcgattttgaaactgcaagttgaatcgacgccaaagtcgccgtgtgttgatgcagtaactgaattgcatccgatagcgtggtaccgcagcagacgttacaacgataggtaacgttgggtgaaaatttcatttaataGTTCCCAGCACTCCCTAATAATCGCTACCGTTTTCGATCTATCCAAAAATCTTGGAACACTTCGCTCATACTTTCCGGAGGCGCCAGCAACGTGAAATTAGCAACCATAAATGCAGCATAAATACGAGTGCCAGCCAAAACAAGCCGCAGCTAACAATTGTTAATACAAAACAAACCTAAAAGCAGCCAGCGCGATAATAATCAGAATATTACGATGACGAGTACAGCACTGGCCCGAAATGGGTCTAGTTTGGTGCTTTCAATAGCAGCCATGGACAATGGAGGTCACATACGAGCAAGCAACTGTTGAGCTGACTGGCCACGGGACTAGTGGCCTGACCACTGTTACTGGCTCTGATCTTGCGGCCTGTTGCGGTCTTGCCGgcagttgtttctgcttttcttGTTTCTGGAGCGAACGGCCTGCGTACGATGGACCCGTGCAAGCGGACAGATGGTATTCATGCTTCGACATGTCAATACGTTGCCCCACAAGAGAAAGAGACTCCGAGCCCTCGATCCGCTTTACAGAGTTCTTTTGTGGATGGTGATGGTGCTCGGTTGAGATGCAGTGGCCATGGCTTGGTGATTCGAAAGAACAACCACACTCGGATCCAATATCTGTGGATACCGCTCGACAGTAACGTAGTAAGAGGAGAGTGCAATGTATGCAAAATCAATCGCAGCCCACAACAGCTGTTCACTTGTAGTTTTGGTGGAGCGTCCGTCGCCATTTTGCACTTAATTGCTCCCAGGAAGTGTATGAGGATGACAGGAGCAAAAAACAAGATGCAAACGTCCTAATAAAAGGAGTCGGACGTGGATGACAAATAGTGCAGCGAGTAACAGTGTGGGCCCAACGCGATATAAACAGGACTTGGAGAGCCATTGAAGCGGGCAATGGACACCTCTAGAATACGCTTCGCTCCCCCAAGCCTTTGCCGACGAGGAAATGAGCTTTCTCGCTGCGTTGCACTGCCAACCATGTGCAAGCTATGACACAGAACCCGAGCACTCTGAAACTTCCAAACTGGCTTGGGTTCACGAAAGGCGCCCTCCGTCCTGAGAAGCCGGGGCAAGGGCACGCCGCCACTTGCAGCTTCGGCCGCGACTCACCTGACACTGGCTACGAAAAGGACATGCATATTTACCTTCCGTACATCCCTTCGGCGATTTTGTTACGTTTTATCGGTCGTCGTATTTTGCCACAATCGGCATTTCGTCTCTTCATTATTGAAAAGTGTATTTCCTCGAAGAACAGACAGTTTCGTGGATTAACGTTCAGCCAGACTCCGATTTAGACGTCCTGGAAAGTTGTCGCCGACCCGTGGCAGCTCCGTTTTCGCTTTTGTCAGCCTCACGGCGTTCCTTAAGTCGTGTCGTGTCAAAACTTTGCTTTCCTCTTTTTACTTGCGATATCAAAAATGGATTTTCCGCGCACACGCACTGCACACACTTAGGCAACTtcaacacttccttttcctactTTTCACCACTGAAAACTTCTCCCTCGGGGCGAGCTCGTACTCGGATTTCTGCTGTTTCTCCACGAAAATGATATCGAAAGGGTCTCGCCACTAAGGTTTCAGGCGGAAGGCAAGTCCACAGGATTCTGGTCCGTCCTCCTGTGGCTGGATGACTCGTTACACGGAAGAACGATCGGCAGCGCACTCCGCGAGCTGGCAGGCATCCCCCGGGGGGCACTTGCAGCCTGAACGGACTCGGCTGGAGGCTCTTGAGCTCCTGGCGAACGAGTGGCTCCCGGAACGGAAGGCAACTTGCGGTACCAATTCACGTAAATTCCACTTGGGACCCAACTGGATCGCGATCTCCGTGCCAACTCCTTTCCCACACGGTCTCAGCGGATTTCCGTCGCTTCTCACACCACGCGCCGCTTCTACACTACGCAATTTTCTCGCTCGCAAAAATGTTCcggtctttatttatttatttggtaAACAAGTTCCGCGATGATTTCGCGCTCGTCGTCTCCGTTGCCGCTTTTGCCGTCGCTGTCGTCGTCGATTTGTTGCGCGACTTCTTCTGAACGGTTCCCATTCAATTCGGCTCCAGGCTTTTCACCCCAAACAGTTTTCCTGCTGCCCCGCTTCCACTGTCCCGACACTTTTCGCACTCCACCGAGACGCACGGACAATTATTCCTTGTGAAATCGAAACGGATTTTCGCAAAGATCGCCTCCAAGACCAATTGCATGTATATTTTTCGCTGTACACGTTCCGCGGCACAAGATTTCTTCCTTCGTGGGTTCTCGTCTCGCGTAAAAGTTTACTGTACAGAAGAGAACAAATAAGAAGTGGAGCGAGGGGCGCCGACGGGATGGCAGTTGTTAGACACCGCGGGGGCGCGCGGCTGGCTTTTACTTTGCTCCAATCGTTTGTTCGATGCAGTATTGCCGTCTCTTTCGGGCAAATGTACTCTTGACGGGATGACGGTGAGCAGTCAGTATGCGTTGAGAAGCAGATGGCATTGATGTTCTACAGGTTTCCATGCTTCTATTGGCAGCATTGCAAACAAAGCGGCAGTATCGTGTGGAGAGTTTGagatttgttcaaaaaataatattggAGGCTCATTGCATAATCAAATTCGAGTTTATTGAACGTTATCATCCAACAAGATATGTCTTCCAATTCAAATTGGGTGAAACAGCGTGAATGGTAAATTATAGCATTGAAAAGACATATTATGGACGACAAAATTGCGAACGAATAAAGCGAAATAGCCATCACGTATTCTGTTCGTCCAGTTATTTACTGGAATCTGGAAAATCCCTACcatcttttcaaaatatttgaaattatatcGTAAATTTATAATTATGTACTTAATTTGATGGATGGTTATTAACACGTTGACTGCCAACTACGAGATAACTCGTAGATTGCGATCTTTTTTAGGACGCCAACTACGAGTTATCTCGTCCTATGTTTACTTACCATTTTTGTGCATTTACGATTAAACTCGTAATATATCAGTGCTAATATAGATAGATGGCTTCtaggaaaagaacaaaaaatcaatgcTAGCTTGCACGAacagaaaatttatttagaaactaacaaaaaatataattataaaaattaattgaaattcaagaggttgcataatattttattgttttttgtgtaaattctTAAAACAATTTTCCACACAAAGGGCTGGCTTCTCTTTGCAGACTGGACAGAAATAACGCGTTTCTCGGCGTTTTTTTGCTTGGGTACATATACGACAAGGCTTTGTTGGGCGCTCTTTTTTTTTCGGTAGGTGGCAAACTCTCTAAATAATGTAGCTcttgcaatttaattttttttgaaactggttgaaTTTCTTCACCAATCAACGCGATGAGGAATTCTTCTctgaactttattagttttacgTTAGAAGAAGTAACTTTTTGAAACATTTTGTGAGCATTGTGTATATATATCTCTATAATATGTAATGAAACCTTTTTGGGCCATCTAATACTCTTTCTTAGAGATAAGTAGTATGAAAGCATTTAGTCTGATCGGTCTATGCCAGACATTCCATTATTGTAATCTCGTATTATATTCGGTTTCATAGAAATTTTTCCATTGCGATTACAGACCTCTACCATTTCAACAGCATGCATGTTTGAAATGCTAAGGACATCTCGTTTGTCCTTCCATTTGCATACAGTGACAGGTCCATTTTGCTGCCAAATACACTCCCCTTTTTTCAGCTTGCGATTTACCACATCTCtggaatttccttttctattgctTCGTAGGGTTCCACACACATAAGTTTTTCGTGTAGTTAGCAGTTTTGTAAGAGTAAcagaattataaaaattatccaTGTACACTGCGTATCCTTTATCCAGATAGTCCTCCAGTAAATGTAAAACAACGTCAGCAGTGTGCCCTACTTTATTATCAGTTTCCTCACATTTTCCGCTataaatctttattttcatGACAAGACCGTTGGACTCACATAGTTCATACAGTTTGATACCATAtttgtgttttttattttttatatattggcGGAAAAGCAATCTTCCTCGCCATAGCATCATGGATTCGTCAATACAAATATTTCTATCTGGTACATAGCTTTCACGCATAACATGATTGAAATGATTTAGTATCGGTCTCAGCTTGTATAATCTGTCGGCTGATGGTATTGAGTTATCAACCAAATGAAAATAACGCAGTATCAACTGGAATCGATTTCGACTCATATGTGAGCACCAAAAGTTTACATTATATAGCTTGTTTGTGCTCCAGTAATGTTCGATTGATGGAAAAGTGCAAGGTCCCATTTGCAACAAAAGTCCAATAAAAACTTTCATCTCCGCAGCACTGACGTCTTTCCACTGTGATAacctgttatttttttttattactttgcgtttttccatttcttgcGCAGCATATAAATTAGTTTGTTCCACCAGTATTGCAAGAAATTCATCCGAAAAAAATAAGTCCACCAGCGTATGTACCGTAAAATTTGCCGTATCCAATTTCACACCaatattttcttggaaaataaataattcaggattttgttgaatttctgTCCACAAATCATCATtcgcatttgatgttgttgtttgagaATCATCGTTATTATCTTCAGGTTCAGGATCAACTTCACATTCGGAGACGACCATATCTTCACTATCACTTGAATTATCAGAAGGTTCATAATCACTACTTATCGTTATCATCCTCATCAAACATCTCGTCAAATTCTGAATCACTGAGATTTGCGTAATGCTCCATTTCATTTTGAGTCAGTGgtcttttcttttccatattgggttcttgataatttaattataacaataattataaaacaaaacacTCAAGAGGAACGTAAATGTGATGTACTCGACAAGTTCTGCAGCACTACTGATGAAATATGATGAAATATGCACGCGTATCTATGATTCAGAGATTAGAGAAGCGATAGGCtggtaggtatcaatggccgTTAGAAATAGCCctattagcgctgtggtgtgtctttttgatgccataaactcccAAACCCACGACTGTTGGAGTAAGaagaagggagcagagtccagccgacttcgatcttcagggctagcccgtagcattcacgaagcaaagcagctctcccaccttgcaaCTAGAGATTCTAGTGCCCGTAGCTTTGCGACATATATATTCATTTAATAATAGGCAGCTTTATTTCCTTCCAGCACCCCTTAATTCCCCCAATATACTTCAATTTTCTAAATCCCATCCCGACAACCATAACTTTCTACAAAACCCTAAAAcccatttccattttaaaaaaaacttcataAGTGAACATTGATCTTTTGCCTATTTTTGCATGCAAGCCTAACGTTGTGCCTCTGGTTGGGGCGAATATAAATACATTTTGCAATGCGAaaaattttatgtgaattttgtttttgcttAGCGAAGAAGTTGAAAAGTGAGCAGCTACGCCTTTGTCTTTGGCGGGGTGAAATGTTCGATTGAGTTTGGTAGTGTTTGctgaaaattgagaaaaaataaaaggatCCCATGAGGATCAAAGGCGTTGCTCTATAAGTTGGGCCTTCAGAATACACTTAAAGtcttccctgtttgtcgtaagaggcgactaaaaaggatagaaatttgtgggcttgcAGCTTGCAAATTTCggaactttactgctaccgaaacctcTACACAGTCTCGGATAGAGATTGATCTCATGGCAATGACCTTTGGCtaacgaaaacggactatgattggtttctggaatgtgcgcactctCCTCGATAATGGTAGCGggagtcctcagaatgctcgttttctccaacttaagcgaatttccagcgatataagctagaTATTCTGGGtctaaacgaagtaagatggtaagactctggagagtactcctatctaaaggtgacattgtgatcttgatgggtgatctgaatgccaaggtgagacaacactgacaacaccttgctcggacaagTGATTGGAAAAAAACGTTATTGGCGACAGAAAGGGTAATAGCGGGAGGTTCATGGATTTCTGCTACTTCCGCTGCTTTGGTACAATTTTCGAGCACAGagtggcaggctctgtgctcgataTGCTGGACGACGCCCTACAAGAAATCAGATGGACCACCTCCCGATCAGCAGTATATTTACGAGTTGTCTGTTGGATGTACGTAACAAGGGAGGCACTGGCATcagcttcgaaagggatcaccatctgatggttgcttacgttcgTTTACGTGTTACGTCCACAATTccccgcagggttggagagttgCGACTGCcttagttcaacatcgacctaGCTGTCGCTCAACAGTGGGAAAGCTATATTGCTGACCGAACGCAGATATACAGATACCTGAGATTATCCataagcattgggccgccattaaaAGTGCTTTTTCTTCGGGTCCTACACAGGTTATCGGCCGCGtttcgaaggggcgtcataaggtcTGGTTGACTCCGGAATggtggaaacggatcgatgaatggaaggggttgaCGGTGTGACGCGTTCCAATTTCAATATTGAGCGAAATCCTGAGAATCTAAGTGTAATTggaaacgattaattatctgaaataacaaaaacttgttgtttctttttcgctggtgtagatatttattcttgcaaataccgatatttcgggaaccagttgttctcttcatcagtgctaacaagtccttggACTTGTCCTTGGAATACACTGTTCACGCAATCGAAAACTTTCCCGAAATCAATGATGTGTAGGTCAAGCAAAGATCCAAATCCGAGCATCGGAGCACGGTTTCAAAATGGTCAATGGGCAATGCAGGAGGTTCCGGAATGaaaactagcctgctctctgacgatcaagctttcgagatgtcctttgatgcgttccaggatcatTTTAGCTTTTATATTTGCAACAGCTGGGGGTCCAcatatacccctccaattggcacactcaaaacgggtgctcttttttggaatcttaaggaTAATCCCCCAGACCTCGGagtcccaggatttccgtacgagtggaaataGCGGAAATAAATTAAGCGCAGAAATAAATAGTCTGTTAAAAATAATGTTGGTTAAATTAAAAGACTTTTAAGGGAACTTTCTCGTGaattgttttcaaaaaattatatttattttcttaactGCGTTCGTgccattttgcagtgatgtgcTGCTAAAAGGATGTCTTGGCAAAAATACATAAAGTAGTAACGAAAGATACATACATGATCTGGACTATTTATCCGAAAAGTAAGTTTACTTGCAAAGATATCActgaaattcatcatcatcaacgcgcaacaaccggtatccggtctaggcctgccttaataaggaactccagacataccggttttgcgccgaggtccaccaattcgatatcactaaaagctgtctggcgtcctaacctacgccatcactccatctcaggcagggtcgcctagtcttctttttctaccatagatattgcccttatagactttccgggcgggatcatcctcatccatacggattaagtgacccgcccaccgtaacctattgagccggattttatccacaacctggtggtcatggtatcgctcacagatttcgtcattatgtaggctacggaatcgtccatcctcatgtatgggaccaaaaattcttctgaggattcttctctcgaacgcggc of Hermetia illucens chromosome 4, iHerIll2.2.curated.20191125, whole genome shotgun sequence contains these proteins:
- the LOC119654159 gene encoding piggyBac transposable element-derived protein 4-like, coding for MKWSITQISVIQNLTRCLMRMITISSDYEPSDNSSDSEDMVVSECEVDPEPEDNNDDSQTTTSNANDDLWTEIQQNPELFIFQENIGVKLDTANFTVHTLVDLFFSDEFLAILVEQTNLYAAQEMEKRKVIKKNNRLSQWKDVSAAEMKVFIGLLLQMGPCTFPSIEHYWSTNKLYNVNFWCSHMSRNRFQLILRYFHLVDNSIPSADRLYKLRPILNHFNHVMRESYVPDRNICIDESMMLWRGRLLFRQYIKNKKHKYGIKLYELCESNGLVMKIKIYSGKCEETDNKVGHTADVVLHLLEDYLDKGYAVYMDNFYNSVTLTKLLTTRKTYVCGTLRSNRKGNSRDVVNRKLKKGECIWQQNGPVTVCKWKDKRDVLSISNMHAVEMVEVCNRNGKISMKPNIIRDYNNGMSGIDRSD